The Papaver somniferum cultivar HN1 chromosome 3, ASM357369v1, whole genome shotgun sequence genome includes a region encoding these proteins:
- the LOC113361016 gene encoding zinc-finger homeodomain protein 3-like → MNISSDQEGDDHHHNQIPVSNPIPITSKYTVVVHGNHHHHHHHPQNHIIPSSSSSGGGYGKKLVVVKYRECLKNHAASMGGSVIDGCCEFMSGGKEGTIEALKCSACNCHRNFHRKCILEEDDEEEDVDHHIESSSQYQQHTHLVNKMRKTSLLTPHQVLGSLDQSLYPTPAVPMMKQQPCTPSSNHSSKMMMFSHSSLFHSNSGGSSLPAASSDSDEIKTVSQPPPPSLAAQGQVVAVKKRFRSKFTQEQKDKMLSFAEKVGWSFQKEEEANVLQICQEIGIKKRVLRVWMHNNKHNFATKKIISSSNSNSITTN, encoded by the coding sequence ATGAATATTTCTAGTGATCAAGAAGGAGatgatcatcatcataatcagatCCCAGTCTCAAACCCAATCCCAATAACTAGCAAATATACTGTGGTTGTACATGgaaatcatcaccaccaccaccaccatcctcAAAATCACATcatcccttcttcttcttcttctggtggtGGTTATGGAAAGAAACTAGTGGTGGTCAAGTACAGAGAGTGTTTAAAGAATCATGCAGCAAGTATGGGTGGATCTGTTATAGATGGGTGTTGTGAGTTCATGTCAGGTGGTAAAGAAGGAACAATTGAAGCTCTGAAATGTTCAGCTTGTAATTGCCATAGGAACTTTCACAGGAAATGCATccttgaagaagatgatgaagaagaggatgtTGATCATCATATTGAATCATCAAGTCAATATCAACAACATACTCATCTTGTAAACAAGATGAGAAAAACTAGCTTGTTAACACCACACCAGGTGTTGGGATCATTAGATCAGTCCTTGTATCCAACACCAGCAGTACCTATGATGAAGCAGCAGCCTTGTACTCCTTCTTCAAATCACAGCAGTAAGATGATGATGTTCTCTCACTCTTCTCTATTTCACTCTAACAGTGGAGGTTCTTCTCTTCCTGCTGCTTCATCAGATTCTGATGAGATCAAAACAGtatcacaaccaccaccaccatcactagcAGCTCAAGGACAAGTAGTTGCAGTGAAAAAGAGGTTTAGATCTAAGTTTACTCAAGAACAGAAAGACAAGATGTTGAGCTTTGCTGAGAAAGTTGGTTGGAGCTTTCAGAAGGAAGAGGAAGCTAATGTTCTACAGATCTGTCAAGAAATTGGAATCAAGAAAAGGGTTCTCAGGGTTTGGATGCACAATAACAAGCATAACTTTGCCACCAAAAAGATCATCTCTAGTTCTAATTCCAATTCCATCACTACTaattga
- the LOC113355532 gene encoding squamous cell carcinoma antigen recognized by T-cells 3-like yields MAEPAKDFETLDVNMDYEEEEAKQDIQSSSSSDSDSDEDAAADEQQLQTLEKELAENPSNYDAHAQYIKSLRKFGDIEKMRKAREDMNALFPLTPSMWSEWAKDEASLTTGSEAYDATVKLYERGVNEYLSVSLWCDYLKYVEEHDPAVQDFSPEGLSKMRNLYERALTAAGLHVTEGKKIWEAYKELENNLISTHHEENAERQEEQERRIRSLYQRQLSIPHADSESTLVAYTNWESLQQQQKTSNSAELEAIPSVVASAYKKAMEIYKARVYHEEQISKQDMSETERLKNYMTYLKFEQSSGDPSRVQILYERAVTDFPLSNDLWLDYTCYLEQTLKVPKIVIGAYSRATRNCPWIGKLWVQYLLSLERSHALELELATVYEQSLLCSFSSFEEYLELFLTRIDGLRRRFSLSGSAEDSLGFSVIRDTFQRAADYLSPNLKNTNGLLHMYAYWARLEWELGKDLVAARGVWESLLKISGSMLESWEGYVKMEIETGHIDAARSIYKRCYSKRFMGTGSEDICHSWLRFEREFGTLDDYDHAVKKVTPRLEELQLYKQQQEARLVAESVPRGDDNPAKKPSQKRKTGIRQTDGQPTPKRQKGAAENPVQATGTETEKAVVSTDSQNTLDQQTKSSSNKELYKDQCTAFLSNLHLQVKDEHLHSFFDDVGGVSAIRVLKDKYTGKSRGLAYVDFTNAEYLSKAVAKNKKLLLGKKVSIVRSNPQRNKNKESSEKNTREPGDNKTRTAATESTGTLEDPKISTEHSKESDAPLAASAAAVDSKQGDRRELKGKNTFAVPRNLARPLGWTKPVTKKEEENDEVPKSNDEFRKMLLKK; encoded by the exons ATGGCGGAACCAGCTAAAGATTTCGAAACCCTAGATGTTAACATggattatgaagaagaagaagctaagcAAGACATCCAATCTTCTAGCTCGTCAGATTCCGATTCTGATGAAGATGCTGCTGCTGATGAGCAACAACTTCAAACCCTAGAGAAAGAATTGGCGGAAAACCCTTCCAATTACGACGCTCATGCTCAA TACATTAAATCTCTGAGAAAATTTGGTGATATTGAGAAGATGCGGAAAGCGAGGGAAGATATGAATGCGCTTTTTCCTTTAACTCCTTCTATGTGGAGTGAATGGGCAAAGGATGAAGCCTCATTAACAACTGG AAGCGAGGCCTATGATGCGACAGTGAAGCTTTATGAGCGAGGGGTGAATGAGTACTTG TCTGTGTCTCTTTGGTGCGACTATCTAAAATATGTGGAAGAGCATGATCCAGCAGTCCAAGACTTCTCACCAGAAGGTCTCTCAAAGATGAGAAACCTATATGAGCGTGCCCTTACTGCTGCTGGGTTACATGTCACGGAAGGCAAGAAAATCTGGGAAGCATATAAAGAGTTGGAGAATAATTTGATCAGTACCCATCACGAAGAAAACGCCGAG CGTCAAGAGGAGCAGGAACGACGTATTCGTTCTTTATACCAGCGTCAATTGTCTATCCCACATGCCGACTCAGAGTCTACACTTGTAGCATACACGAATTGGGAGTCTTTacagcaacagcagaaaacaAGTAATTCTGCCGAATTGGAGGCTATTCCTTCTGTTGTTGCTTCCGCATACAAAAAAGCCATGGAGATTTATAAAGCACGTGTCTATCACGAGGAGCAAATTTCCAAGCAGGACATGTCAGAGACAGAGAGGCTGAAAAACTACATG ACGTACTTGAAATTTGAACAGTCTTCCGGGGATCCATCTCGTGTGCAAATACTCTATGAACGTGCTGTCACAGACTTTCCTTTATCAAATGATCTCTGGCTGGATTATACTTGCTATTTGGAGCAAACCTTGAAG GTTCCCAAAATAGTTATAGGTGCTTATTCCAGAGCCACGAGGAACTGTCCGTGGATTGGAAAACTATGGGTTCAGTACTTACTGTCTTTGGAACGCAGTCATGCTTTGGAGTTGGAGTTAGCTACT GTCTATGAGCAGTCGCTGCTTTGTTCCTTTTCAAGCTTTGAGGAG TATTTGGAGCTGTTCCTTACAAGAATAGATGGCTTGAGAAGAAGGTTTTCTTTGAGTGGTTCAGCAGAGGATAGCTTGGGTTTTTCTGTGATTAGAGACACATTTCAG AGGGCTGCGGATTACCTGTCCCCAAATCTCAAGAACACAAATGGTCTGTTGCATATGTATGCTTACTGGGCTCGTTTGGAATGGGAACTAGGAAAAGATCTGGTTGCAGCTCGTGGAGTCTGGGAGAGCTTGCTTAAGATCAG TGGTTCGATGTTGGAATCCTGGGAAGGTTATGTTAAGATGGAAATTGAAACAGGTCACATAGATGCAGCTAGATCCATTTATAAAAGATGCTATAGCAAAAGGTTCATGGGAACCGGTTCAGAA GATATATGCCATTCTTGGCTGCGCTTTGAGAGGGAATTTGGGACTCTAGATGATTATGATCATGCCGTGAAGAAG GTTACACCACGTCTAGAGGAGCTTCAGTTATACAAACAGCAGCAGGAGGCGAGGCTGGTTGCTGAGTCGGTACCTAGGGGAGATGATAATCCTGCTAAAAAACCTTCTCAGAAGAGAAAAACAGGTATCAGACAAACGGATGGGCAGCCTACACCTAAGCGGCAGAAGGGCGCGGCTGAAAACCCAGTGCAGGCAACTGGAACAGAAACAGAAAAGGCTGTGGTTTCAACCGATTCCCAAAATACTTTAGATCAACAAACTAAATCGTCTTCTAACAAAGAGTTGTACAAAGACCAGTGTACAGCATTTTTGTCTAACCTCCACCTCCAG GTTAAGGATGAACACTTGCATAGTTTCTTCGACGATGTTGGTGGTGTAAGTGCTATTCGTGTGCTGAAGGACAAGTACACTGGAAAATCAAGG GGATTAGCTTATGTGGATTTCACCAACGCCGAGTATCTTTCAAAGGCTGTAGCAAAGAACAAGAAACTCCTGCTTGGAAAGAAAGTCAGCATTGTACGCTCTAATCCTCAACGCAACAAGAATAAGGAATCCTCAGAAAAAAACACGAGGGAGCCTG GTGATAATAAAACAAGAACAGCGGCTACTGAAAGTACTGGTACATTGGAGGACCCGAAAATCTCCACCGAACATTCTAAAGAATCTGATGCGCCTCTTGCGGCATCAGCCGCTGCTGTTGATAGCAAGCAAGGAGATCGTCGTGAACTGAAGGGAAAGAACACATTTGCAGTGCCAAGAAATCTTGCCAGACCCCTTGGATGGACCAAGCCTGTAactaagaaagaagaagaaaatgacgaAGTCCCTAAATCTAATGATGAATTCAGGAAAATGCTACTCAAGAAGTGA